A region of Pseudomonas putida DNA encodes the following proteins:
- a CDS encoding malic enzyme-like NAD(P)-binding protein: protein MSDLKTAALEYHAQPRPGKLSVELSKPTATARDLALAYSPGVAEPVREIGRDPELAYKYTGKGNLVAVISDGTAILGLGDLGPLASKPVMEGKGVLFKRFAGIDVFDIEVESESPQAFIDTVRRISITFGGINLEDIKAPECFEIERTLIEQCDIPVFHDDQHGTAIVTAAGMINALEIAGKKLEDAKIVCLGAGAAAISCMKLLVSMGAKIENIYMIDRTGVIHAGRDDLNQYKAQFAHATDKRTLADALNGADVFVGLSGPNLLSAEGLKSMAANPIVFACSNPDPEIAPELAHATRNDVIMATGRSDYPNQVNNVLGFPFIFRGALDVRAKRINEEMKIAAANALKDLAKLPVPKEVCEAYGVEGLEFGREYIIPKPLDARLITVVSDAVAKAAIESGVATLPYPKHYPLNSVDEVFNG, encoded by the coding sequence ATGTCAGACCTGAAAACCGCCGCTCTCGAATACCACGCTCAACCTCGTCCGGGGAAACTGAGCGTCGAGCTCTCCAAGCCCACCGCCACCGCCCGCGACCTCGCCCTGGCTTACAGCCCAGGTGTTGCCGAACCCGTGCGCGAAATTGGCCGTGATCCAGAGCTGGCCTACAAGTACACCGGCAAAGGCAACCTGGTTGCGGTGATCTCCGATGGTACCGCCATCCTCGGTCTGGGTGACCTCGGCCCACTGGCCTCGAAGCCGGTGATGGAAGGCAAGGGTGTTCTGTTCAAGCGTTTTGCCGGTATCGACGTGTTCGACATCGAAGTCGAGTCGGAAAGCCCACAGGCCTTCATCGACACCGTTCGCCGCATTTCGATCACCTTCGGTGGCATCAACCTCGAAGACATCAAGGCGCCAGAGTGCTTCGAGATCGAGCGCACCCTGATCGAGCAGTGCGACATCCCGGTCTTCCACGATGACCAGCACGGCACCGCGATCGTCACCGCCGCCGGCATGATCAACGCCCTGGAAATCGCCGGCAAGAAGCTGGAAGACGCCAAGATCGTCTGCCTGGGTGCCGGCGCTGCCGCCATCTCGTGCATGAAGCTGCTGGTCAGCATGGGTGCCAAGATCGAGAACATCTACATGATCGACCGCACCGGCGTGATCCACGCTGGCCGCGACGACCTGAACCAGTACAAGGCGCAGTTCGCCCACGCGACCGACAAGCGTACCCTGGCTGACGCCCTGAACGGTGCCGACGTGTTCGTTGGCCTGTCCGGCCCGAACCTGCTGAGCGCAGAAGGCCTGAAGTCGATGGCGGCCAACCCGATCGTGTTCGCCTGCTCGAACCCCGATCCGGAAATCGCCCCAGAGCTGGCTCACGCCACCCGCAACGACGTGATCATGGCCACCGGTCGTTCCGACTACCCGAACCAGGTCAACAACGTACTGGGCTTCCCGTTCATCTTCCGTGGTGCCCTGGACGTACGTGCCAAGCGCATCAACGAAGAAATGAAGATCGCCGCCGCCAACGCCCTGAAAGACCTGGCCAAGCTGCCTGTGCCTAAGGAAGTCTGCGAAGCCTACGGCGTCGAGGGTCTGGAATTCGGCCGTGAGTACATCATTCCGAAGCCTCTGGATGCCCGCCTGATCACCGTCGTTTCCGATGCCGTCGCCAAGGCTGCCATCGAGTCCGGCGTAGCGACCCTGCCGTATCCGAAGCACTACCCGCTGAACAGCGTGGATGAAGTGTTCAACGGCTGA
- the rpmE gene encoding 50S ribosomal protein L31, whose amino-acid sequence MKANIHPNYEVVAVTCSCGNKFESRSTLGNTLSIDVCNLCHPFYTGKQKVLDTGGRVQKFADRFGMFGAKK is encoded by the coding sequence ATGAAAGCAAATATTCATCCGAACTACGAAGTAGTTGCAGTCACCTGCAGCTGCGGCAACAAGTTTGAAAGCCGTTCGACCCTGGGTAACACCCTGTCGATCGACGTTTGCAACCTGTGCCACCCGTTCTACACCGGTAAGCAAAAAGTCCTGGACACCGGTGGTCGCGTACAGAAGTTTGCCGATCGCTTCGGCATGTTCGGTGCCAAGAAGTAA
- the pilM gene encoding type IV pilus biogenesis protein PilM, which yields MLGRLGMDAGSLMGVEIAPDSVRIVQLQRRNGRCKVAAWVHEPYEPYTGSDWASDPARVVAALRRAYRRSGSRQRRVAVALPANQVICKSCQLPAGQREADMEAQLLAEADRLFPFPLEDLALDFQVLGPSEAQAGCLEVMVAACRERSLEPVEALIAAAGLHLEAMEVDSIALQRMLPQSNPAVRALLRLEAQGATLHCWRQGVPVQRRELHFEQMPGQLQTLLSDETQLDCLLVASSSVIEPGWLEGLSAQMQLPCRRLPVVAGLEPGEGGMLLACALSLGGLRP from the coding sequence ATGCTTGGACGTTTGGGCATGGATGCCGGTTCATTGATGGGGGTGGAAATCGCCCCTGACTCGGTTCGGATTGTGCAGCTGCAACGACGCAATGGGCGCTGCAAGGTGGCGGCATGGGTGCACGAGCCGTATGAACCGTACACGGGCAGCGACTGGGCAAGTGACCCGGCGCGCGTGGTGGCTGCCTTGCGGCGTGCCTACAGGCGCAGTGGCAGCCGGCAGCGGCGTGTCGCGGTAGCGCTGCCGGCGAATCAAGTGATCTGCAAGTCATGCCAATTACCGGCAGGCCAGCGTGAAGCCGACATGGAGGCGCAGCTGTTGGCCGAGGCCGATCGGCTGTTTCCTTTTCCGCTTGAGGACTTGGCCTTGGACTTTCAGGTGCTTGGCCCTTCCGAGGCTCAGGCCGGCTGCCTGGAGGTCATGGTGGCGGCCTGTCGCGAGCGTTCACTGGAGCCCGTCGAAGCCCTGATTGCTGCCGCCGGGCTGCACCTGGAGGCGATGGAGGTCGACAGTATCGCCTTGCAGCGCATGTTGCCGCAGAGCAACCCTGCGGTTCGGGCATTGCTGCGCCTGGAGGCGCAAGGCGCGACGCTGCATTGCTGGCGACAGGGCGTGCCCGTGCAGCGCCGCGAGCTGCACTTCGAGCAAATGCCTGGCCAACTGCAAACACTTTTGTCCGACGAAACTCAGCTTGATTGCTTGCTGGTCGCCAGCAGCTCGGTGATCGAGCCGGGTTGGCTTGAAGGGTTGAGCGCACAGATGCAACTGCCCTGTCGGCGGCTGCCTGTTGTGGCTGGGCTGGAGCCTGGTGAAGGTGGGATGCTCCTGGCATGCGCCTTGTCGCTCGGAGGCCTGCGTCCATGA
- a CDS encoding IS3 family transposase (programmed frameshift) — protein MEQGVKRTQRDYSLSFKLAVVDQIEKGELTYKQAQVRYGIQGRSTVLVWLRKHGRQDWSQGASIRDERSCAMSDPKTLTPEQRIKELEQQLELMSQKAQFFETVVDVLKNDYGVSVGKKAIRQVLSQGQVAGLSIARACQFLGISRQAYYKRNRAADGKERQADRVVEFVQQVRMRQPRLGTRKLHYLLHCQPDKRFQVGRDRLFQVLGERRLLVLPKRAYHKTTQSFHRFYRHPNLLKPGPSQVVPTRPEHVWVADITYLPARNGPLYLSLVTDAYSRKIVGHHVHESLHAESVAQAFKQALRKRRRRQPLVHHSDRGIQYCSALYQSLHQRHDVQCSMTDGYDCYQNALAERINGILKMELLLSSPEDLEQARQMVDEAVQIYNTERPHMALKNKTPDAVHRAF, from the exons ATGGAGCAAGGTGTAAAGCGCACACAGCGGGATTACTCACTGTCTTTTAAATTGGCGGTGGTTGATCAGATTGAAAAAGGCGAACTGACCTACAAGCAGGCCCAGGTGCGGTATGGCATCCAGGGTCGGTCGACGGTTCTGGTATGGTTGCGTAAGCACGGTCGGCAGGATTGGAGCCAGGGGGCCTCGATCCGCGACGAGAGGAGCTGCGCGATGTCTGACCCCAAAACGCTTACTCCAGAGCAGCGGATCAAAGAGCTTGAGCAACAGCTTGAGCTGATGAGCCAGAAGGCCCAGTTTTTTGAAACGGTCGTTGATGTTCTGAAAAATGACTATGGTGTCTCGGTCG GTAAAAAAGCGATCCGGCAAGTCCTCTCGCAAGGTCAAGTCGCAGGACTGAGCATTGCCAGGGCTTGTCAGTTTCTAGGCATCAGTCGACAGGCTTACTACAAGCGCAACCGAGCTGCTGATGGCAAAGAGCGCCAGGCAGATCGGGTGGTTGAGTTTGTTCAGCAAGTCCGGATGCGCCAGCCTCGTCTGGGTACACGCAAGCTGCACTATCTGCTGCATTGCCAACCGGACAAACGATTCCAAGTCGGCCGAGATAGGCTGTTCCAGGTCTTGGGAGAGCGCCGTCTGCTAGTGCTGCCTAAGCGGGCTTACCACAAGACAACACAAAGCTTTCATCGCTTCTACCGCCATCCCAACTTACTCAAGCCGGGCCCAAGCCAAGTCGTTCCGACAAGACCGGAGCACGTCTGGGTTGCCGATATTACTTACCTGCCCGCACGTAACGGCCCGCTATACCTGAGCCTGGTAACGGATGCGTACTCCAGGAAAATTGTTGGCCACCACGTCCATGAAAGCCTGCATGCCGAGTCAGTGGCGCAAGCCTTCAAGCAGGCATTACGAAAGCGACGTCGTCGCCAGCCATTAGTCCACCATTCGGATCGAGGCATCCAATATTGCTCGGCGCTGTACCAGTCACTGCACCAACGGCACGATGTTCAGTGCTCCATGACTGATGGGTATGACTGCTACCAGAACGCGCTGGCCGAGCGAATCAACGGAATCCTCAAGATGGAGCTGCTGTTGAGCAGCCCTGAAGATCTTGAGCAAGCGAGGCAGATGGTTGACGAGGCAGTGCAGATCTACAACACAGAACGGCCCCATATGGCCCTGAAAAATAAAACGCCCGATGCAGTGCATCGGGCGTTTTGA
- a CDS encoding thermonuclease family protein, which yields MRMANPSGFALLHKKAPLVGAFFVGAIWHFPALAFCPLPANPQAVAVRQVVDGDTLRLTDGRSVRMIGINAPEIGRKGRTSEPYAEAAKRRLQALVKASDGRVGLVTGAEAKDKYGRTLAHIYGRNGNNLEAQLLSEGLGYRVAVAPNVRLASCQQLAEQAARKAGAGLWRSSPVVRAKDVRQSGFAVIGGRIQGVERNRGGVWLTLDSTVVLQVPARLQRNFPPSFFDNLKGRQVEARGWVLDRSRKGGLKPGQRRWVLPLTDPSMLERISG from the coding sequence ATGCGCATGGCGAATCCTTCGGGTTTCGCGCTGTTGCACAAAAAAGCGCCCCTTGTGGGCGCTTTTTTTGTGGGCGCGATCTGGCATTTCCCGGCCCTGGCGTTTTGCCCGTTGCCGGCCAACCCGCAGGCGGTGGCGGTGCGGCAGGTGGTGGATGGCGATACCCTGCGCCTGACCGATGGTCGCAGTGTGCGCATGATAGGCATCAATGCACCGGAGATCGGGCGCAAGGGGCGCACCAGCGAGCCCTATGCCGAAGCTGCCAAGCGCCGCTTGCAGGCATTGGTCAAAGCCAGCGACGGGCGTGTCGGGCTGGTGACGGGGGCTGAGGCCAAAGACAAGTACGGCCGTACGCTGGCGCATATCTACGGGCGCAATGGCAACAATCTTGAAGCGCAGCTGCTCAGCGAGGGGCTTGGCTACCGCGTTGCCGTTGCCCCCAATGTGCGCCTGGCGAGTTGCCAGCAATTGGCCGAGCAAGCGGCGCGCAAGGCGGGTGCCGGCCTGTGGCGCAGTTCGCCAGTGGTGCGCGCGAAGGATGTCAGGCAGTCCGGGTTTGCCGTCATCGGTGGCAGAATCCAGGGTGTCGAGCGTAATCGCGGCGGCGTCTGGCTGACCCTGGATTCCACTGTCGTGCTGCAGGTTCCCGCTCGTCTGCAACGCAACTTCCCGCCCAGCTTCTTCGATAACCTCAAAGGACGCCAGGTCGAGGCGCGTGGCTGGGTGCTGGATCGTTCCCGCAAGGGTGGCCTGAAGCCTGGGCAGCGACGCTGGGTGTTGCCATTGACCGATCCGAGCATGTTGGAGCGCATTTCAGGCTGA
- a CDS encoding pilus assembly protein PilP: MGWQRMVERSSRFRWSASVSLGVLLLALGCGIRLPELRHSQGQIDAQHEQLNEEHSAKAAQVLELTHLEDSLAAAQQALEATRWHLSAGERMSDLLDFLAASGHEHGLLFERLDVHDEVSQPDYRTTPLDVHVVGRYAALRVWLDEWLGQTRLLRVGDMNMSQADGRPGLLRLRLKVDAYHANATPPAPVALAHVPARAAAMPPSLDPFSSSAVRMPPDGLGGVPLVQLEMVGSLARGGMHEALLLSAGQLFRVRPGDRLGRDEGVVVRVDAQQVEVRERWFVASAWQERTAILTLRKPLDKEVLDNDEEAMEMGGGVRAVNPDSVSNVLPG, encoded by the coding sequence ATGGGCTGGCAACGAATGGTCGAGCGTTCCAGCCGCTTCAGGTGGAGTGCTTCGGTCAGTCTTGGTGTGCTGTTGCTGGCGTTGGGATGTGGCATCCGCTTGCCGGAGTTACGGCACTCCCAAGGGCAGATAGATGCACAGCATGAGCAATTGAACGAGGAACACTCGGCCAAGGCGGCTCAAGTACTGGAGCTGACGCACCTGGAGGATTCGCTGGCCGCCGCACAGCAGGCACTTGAGGCTACCCGATGGCACCTTTCGGCGGGGGAGCGCATGAGTGACCTGCTCGATTTCCTAGCCGCCTCGGGGCATGAACATGGCCTGTTGTTCGAGCGGCTCGACGTCCATGACGAAGTGAGTCAACCCGATTACCGGACAACCCCGCTGGATGTGCATGTGGTGGGGCGCTATGCAGCATTGCGTGTCTGGCTGGACGAGTGGCTTGGCCAGACCCGGTTGCTGCGTGTCGGTGACATGAACATGAGCCAAGCCGATGGGCGGCCTGGTTTGTTGCGTTTGCGCCTGAAGGTTGATGCCTATCATGCCAATGCAACACCTCCGGCTCCTGTAGCGCTGGCGCATGTGCCCGCGCGGGCAGCGGCCATGCCGCCTTCGCTTGACCCCTTCTCCTCTTCAGCAGTGCGGATGCCGCCTGACGGGCTGGGCGGGGTGCCCTTGGTGCAGTTGGAAATGGTTGGCAGCTTGGCGCGCGGCGGCATGCATGAAGCGCTGCTGCTGTCTGCGGGCCAGCTGTTTCGTGTGCGCCCAGGCGATCGCTTGGGCCGCGATGAAGGCGTTGTGGTGCGCGTCGATGCGCAGCAGGTCGAAGTGCGCGAGCGATGGTTCGTGGCCAGTGCATGGCAAGAGCGCACAGCAATACTCACGCTCAGAAAACCCTTGGACAAGGAGGTCCTGGACAACGATGAAGAGGCTATGGAAATGGGTGGCGGCGTTCGCGCTGTCAATCCCGATAGCGTCAGCAACGTCCTACCGGGGTGA
- a CDS encoding primosomal protein N', whose product MSDVILRLALPSPLRRLFDYRAPASMARQPLTPGMRIRVPFGRREMIGVLVEVCDQSEVPADKLKPATALLDPVSPLPPALFKLCLWTAQYYQHSLGDTLNWALPTLLRQGEPAEMRQERFWHVAADARHDDPRIARAPRQREALKTLAQHPHGVAHSLLGKLNLNKDSLDLLLAKELVTVEVRRHLPTQRHEHWLAQPELPLNDEQRNAFDAVCAGFGSFNAYLLAGVTGSGKTEVYLQLIRETLEAGKQALVLIPEINLGPQTLARFEQRFNARIALLHSAVGDRERLDAWLAARDGEADIIIGTRSALFTPMKNPGLIIIDEEHDGSYKQQEGLRYHARDLALVRAHQENIPILLGSATPSLETLHNAQTGRYKLLRMNQRAGGARPPRMLRLDVKSLPLDSGISGPLQQAIRQTLEAGQQVLVFLNRRGFAPTLLCHDCGWLSECPRCDARMTVHQRSGVLRCHHCGYDERLPHQCPQCNHVDLRPVGAGTERAEERLKVLFPDYPILRVDRDSTARKDAMHNLFGTIQRGQPSILVGTQMLAKGHHFPRVTLVAILDADGGLFSGDFRASERMAQLIVQVAGRAGRAEEPGKVIIQTHLADHPLLVQLTEQGYFAFAEQALDERRAAGLPPFSHLALLRAEAHKPGQAEGFLDEACSAAERLVAEQRLPGIELLGPVPAPMERRAGRFRAQLLIQANTRAPLHRLISAWLLVLEQMPSGRQVRWSLDVDPVDLY is encoded by the coding sequence GTGTCCGACGTCATCCTGCGCCTTGCCCTGCCCTCCCCGCTGCGTCGCCTGTTCGACTACAGGGCGCCGGCGAGCATGGCGCGCCAGCCCCTCACACCCGGCATGCGCATTCGCGTGCCCTTTGGGCGCCGCGAGATGATCGGGGTGCTGGTGGAGGTGTGCGACCAGAGCGAAGTGCCCGCCGACAAGCTCAAGCCGGCCACTGCGCTGCTGGACCCGGTGTCGCCACTGCCACCTGCACTGTTCAAGTTGTGCCTGTGGACCGCCCAGTACTACCAACACAGCCTGGGCGACACCCTGAACTGGGCGTTGCCGACCTTGCTGCGCCAGGGCGAACCGGCAGAGATGCGCCAGGAACGGTTCTGGCACGTGGCCGCCGATGCCCGCCACGACGACCCACGCATCGCCCGGGCCCCGCGTCAGCGCGAGGCCCTGAAGACCCTGGCGCAGCACCCACATGGCGTGGCACACAGCCTGCTGGGCAAGCTCAACCTGAACAAGGACAGCCTCGACCTGCTATTGGCCAAGGAACTGGTCACCGTCGAAGTGCGCCGCCACTTGCCGACGCAGCGCCACGAGCACTGGCTGGCGCAGCCAGAATTGCCCCTCAATGACGAGCAGCGCAACGCCTTCGATGCCGTCTGCGCGGGCTTCGGCAGTTTCAACGCGTACCTCCTGGCCGGGGTTACCGGCAGCGGCAAGACCGAGGTCTACCTGCAACTGATCCGCGAAACCCTGGAAGCCGGCAAGCAGGCACTGGTGCTGATCCCGGAAATCAACCTCGGCCCGCAGACCCTGGCGCGCTTCGAGCAGCGCTTCAACGCCCGGATCGCCTTGCTGCACTCAGCGGTTGGCGACCGTGAGCGGCTGGACGCCTGGCTGGCAGCCCGCGATGGCGAGGCCGACATCATCATCGGCACCCGCTCGGCGCTGTTCACACCGATGAAAAACCCCGGCCTGATCATCATCGACGAAGAGCACGACGGGTCTTATAAACAGCAGGAAGGCCTGCGTTACCACGCCCGCGACCTGGCCCTGGTCCGCGCCCACCAGGAGAACATCCCGATCCTGCTCGGCTCGGCCACGCCTTCGCTGGAGACCCTGCACAACGCCCAAACTGGCCGTTACAAGCTGCTGCGCATGAATCAGCGCGCCGGCGGCGCCCGCCCGCCGCGCATGCTGCGCCTGGATGTGAAAAGCCTGCCGCTGGACAGTGGCATCAGCGGCCCGCTGCAACAGGCCATCCGCCAGACCCTTGAAGCAGGCCAGCAAGTGCTGGTGTTCCTCAATCGCCGCGGCTTTGCCCCGACCTTGCTGTGCCACGATTGCGGCTGGTTGTCCGAATGCCCTCGCTGCGATGCGCGCATGACCGTGCACCAGCGTTCCGGCGTGCTGCGTTGCCACCACTGCGGCTATGACGAACGCCTGCCGCACCAGTGCCCGCAATGCAACCATGTCGACCTGCGCCCGGTGGGCGCAGGCACCGAGCGTGCCGAAGAGCGCCTGAAAGTGCTGTTTCCGGACTACCCGATTCTGCGCGTGGACCGCGACAGTACCGCGCGCAAAGACGCCATGCACAACCTGTTCGGCACCATCCAGCGTGGCCAGCCGAGCATCCTGGTGGGCACCCAGATGCTCGCCAAGGGGCACCACTTCCCACGCGTGACCCTGGTGGCCATCCTCGACGCCGACGGTGGGCTGTTCTCTGGTGATTTCCGCGCCAGCGAGCGCATGGCGCAATTGATCGTGCAAGTTGCCGGGCGCGCCGGACGCGCGGAAGAGCCCGGCAAGGTCATCATCCAGACCCATCTGGCCGACCATCCGTTGCTGGTCCAGCTGACTGAACAGGGCTATTTCGCCTTCGCCGAGCAAGCCCTGGACGAGCGCCGCGCGGCGGGCTTGCCGCCTTTTTCGCACCTGGCCCTGCTGCGCGCCGAAGCGCACAAACCGGGCCAGGCCGAGGGTTTCCTCGACGAAGCCTGCAGCGCGGCGGAGCGCCTGGTGGCCGAACAACGCCTGCCAGGCATTGAACTGCTGGGCCCCGTGCCAGCGCCCATGGAGCGCCGCGCGGGCCGCTTCCGCGCCCAGTTATTGATACAGGCCAACACCCGGGCACCTCTGCATCGACTGATCAGCGCCTGGTTGCTAGTGTTGGAGCAGATGCCGAGCGGCCGACAGGTTCGCTGGTCGCTGGATGTGGACCCGGTGGACCTTTACTGA
- a CDS encoding penicillin-binding protein 1A: MRLLKFFWWSSVAVISALVLGVSGAFLYLSPSLPSVESLRSIQLQIPLRVYSSDGKLIAEFGEMRRSPIRFAEIPPQFIQALLSAEDDNFLNHYGVDPSSLMRAATQLVKTGHIQTGGSTITMQVAKNFFLTSERSFSRKTNEILLALQIERELTKDEILELYVNKIYLGNRAYGIDAAAQVYYGKSIRDVSLAQMAMIAGLPKAPSRFNPLANPVRAKERRDWILGRMYKLGKIDQASYQTALAEPLNASYHVPTPEVNAPYVAEMARAEMVGRYGSDAYTEGFRVTTTVPSDMQEMANKAILTGLSDYDERHGYRGPESRFPGKTDAAWLLELGKQRTLGGLEPAIVTQVDKSGLRVLTRGGQEETVAWDTMKWARPFLNSNSQGRAPQSPADVAQVGDLVRLQRLEDGKLKFSQVPGAQSALVTLDPYNGAIRALVGGFSFEQSNYNRAMQAKRQPGSSFKPFIYSAALDSGYTAASLVNDAPIVFVDEYLDKVWRPKNDTNTFLGPIRMREALYKSRNLVSIRLLQAMGVDRTIDYIAKFGFNKQDLPRNLSLALGTATLTPMEIATGWSTFANGGYKISPYLIDRIDSRNGDTLFTANPARVPQVAEDQAGLAAPEQPISIAAMPGEAPAAFGQITPAPQVPVVAEQIIDGRTSYILTSMLQDVIKRGTGRRALALGRTDLAGKTGTTNESKDAWFSGYNADYVTTVWVGFDQPETLGRREYGGTAALPIWMSFMGAALKDKPNHVPAEPEGILSLRVDPVSGRAASPSTPNAYFELFKAEDSPPSVDELGNGAAPGSPLPADEAAPMDLF, from the coding sequence ATACGTCTGCTGAAGTTCTTCTGGTGGTCTTCCGTCGCAGTCATTAGCGCGCTCGTACTCGGTGTGAGCGGTGCGTTTCTGTATCTTAGCCCTAGCCTGCCCTCGGTCGAGTCCCTCAGAAGCATCCAGTTGCAGATCCCCCTCAGGGTGTACAGCAGCGACGGCAAGCTGATTGCCGAGTTCGGCGAGATGCGCCGCTCGCCGATCCGCTTCGCGGAAATTCCCCCACAATTTATCCAGGCGCTTCTGTCAGCCGAGGACGACAATTTCCTCAATCACTACGGCGTCGACCCGAGCAGCCTGATGCGCGCCGCGACCCAGTTGGTGAAAACCGGCCATATCCAGACGGGCGGCAGCACCATCACCATGCAGGTGGCGAAGAACTTCTTCCTCACCAGCGAACGCAGCTTCTCGCGCAAGACCAACGAGATTCTCCTGGCCCTGCAGATCGAACGTGAGCTGACCAAGGACGAAATCCTCGAGCTGTACGTGAACAAGATCTACCTGGGCAACCGGGCGTACGGCATCGATGCTGCCGCACAGGTCTACTACGGCAAGTCGATCCGCGATGTGAGCCTGGCACAGATGGCGATGATCGCCGGCCTGCCCAAGGCCCCCTCGCGCTTCAACCCGCTGGCCAACCCGGTGCGCGCAAAAGAGCGCCGCGACTGGATTCTTGGCCGCATGTACAAGCTCGGCAAGATTGACCAGGCCAGCTACCAGACCGCCCTGGCCGAGCCACTCAACGCCAGCTACCACGTGCCGACACCCGAGGTGAACGCCCCGTATGTCGCCGAGATGGCCCGTGCCGAGATGGTCGGCCGATATGGCAGCGACGCCTACACCGAAGGTTTCCGCGTCACCACTACCGTACCGAGCGACATGCAGGAAATGGCCAACAAGGCCATTCTCACCGGCCTCTCCGACTACGATGAGCGCCACGGCTACCGCGGCCCCGAGTCGCGCTTCCCGGGCAAGACCGACGCCGCCTGGCTGCTGGAGCTGGGCAAGCAGCGCACCCTGGGCGGCCTTGAGCCGGCCATCGTTACCCAGGTCGACAAGAGCGGGCTCAGGGTGCTGACCCGTGGCGGCCAGGAAGAAACCGTCGCCTGGGACACCATGAAGTGGGCGCGCCCGTTCCTTAATAGCAACTCCCAGGGCCGCGCACCGCAAAGCCCGGCAGATGTTGCGCAAGTCGGCGACCTGGTACGCCTGCAACGCCTGGAGGACGGCAAGCTCAAGTTCAGCCAGGTGCCGGGGGCACAGAGCGCGCTGGTCACCCTTGACCCGTACAACGGCGCTATCCGCGCCCTGGTCGGCGGCTTCTCGTTCGAACAAAGCAACTACAACCGCGCCATGCAGGCCAAGCGTCAACCGGGGTCGAGCTTCAAGCCTTTCATCTATAGCGCGGCACTGGACAGCGGCTACACCGCCGCCAGCCTGGTCAACGATGCGCCGATCGTGTTCGTCGACGAGTACCTGGACAAGGTCTGGCGACCGAAGAACGACACCAACACCTTCCTCGGCCCGATCCGCATGCGCGAGGCGCTGTACAAGTCGCGCAACCTGGTATCGATCCGCCTGCTGCAGGCAATGGGCGTGGACCGCACCATCGACTACATCGCCAAGTTCGGCTTCAACAAGCAGGACCTGCCGCGCAACCTGTCGCTGGCACTGGGCACCGCGACCCTGACCCCGATGGAGATTGCCACCGGCTGGAGTACCTTCGCCAACGGCGGCTACAAGATCAGCCCGTACCTGATCGATCGCATCGACAGCCGCAACGGCGATACGCTGTTCACCGCCAACCCGGCCCGCGTGCCTCAAGTCGCCGAAGACCAGGCCGGCCTTGCCGCGCCTGAACAGCCGATCAGCATCGCCGCGATGCCAGGCGAGGCGCCGGCCGCCTTTGGCCAGATCACGCCGGCACCACAAGTGCCGGTTGTTGCTGAACAGATCATTGACGGGCGCACCTCCTACATCCTCACCAGCATGCTGCAGGACGTGATCAAACGGGGCACCGGCCGCCGTGCACTGGCCCTGGGCCGCACCGATCTGGCAGGCAAGACGGGTACCACCAACGAGTCCAAGGACGCCTGGTTCTCTGGCTACAACGCCGATTACGTGACCACGGTATGGGTCGGTTTCGACCAACCCGAAACCCTGGGCCGTCGCGAATACGGTGGCACAGCGGCACTGCCGATCTGGATGAGTTTCATGGGCGCCGCCCTCAAGGACAAACCTAACCACGTGCCCGCAGAACCGGAGGGCATCCTCAGCCTGCGGGTCGACCCGGTCAGCGGCCGTGCAGCCTCGCCGAGCACGCCCAACGCCTACTTCGAGCTGTTCAAGGCCGAAGACTCGCCACCGTCGGTGGATGAACTGGGCAACGGTGCGGCACCGGGGAGCCCGCTGCCAGCAGACGAAGCAGCGCCGATGGATCTGTTCTGA
- a CDS encoding PilN domain-containing protein produces MMRLNLLPWRERQRRSMLRRFQWMLLGSAVLALCCVMLIDQLARQRAQQQALSNVSRQSDLALFDQRLEQHAGVRAAHDAAQQQAVVLARLRADQGVLPALFEDLEAALPAGLQLTELKLADGRLQVTGLAVSGAVVAQFMRDLERSAVLQGLELKHVKGMPTGDQFVLTAHVSVFWS; encoded by the coding sequence ATGATGCGCCTGAACCTATTGCCGTGGCGTGAGCGGCAGCGCCGGTCGATGCTTCGGCGCTTCCAATGGATGTTGTTGGGCAGTGCAGTGCTGGCGCTTTGTTGCGTGATGTTGATCGACCAACTGGCGCGCCAGCGCGCGCAGCAGCAAGCCTTGAGTAATGTCAGCCGCCAGTCCGACCTTGCGCTGTTCGACCAGCGATTGGAGCAGCACGCCGGTGTGCGTGCGGCCCACGATGCCGCGCAGCAACAGGCTGTGGTGTTGGCCCGCCTGCGTGCCGATCAAGGGGTACTTCCTGCCTTGTTCGAAGATCTGGAAGCCGCGTTGCCCGCAGGCCTGCAGCTCACAGAGCTGAAACTTGCGGACGGCCGCTTGCAAGTGACAGGCCTGGCCGTGTCCGGCGCCGTGGTCGCCCAGTTCATGCGCGACCTGGAACGATCCGCTGTGCTGCAAGGCCTGGAGCTCAAGCACGTGAAGGGCATGCCCACGGGCGATCAGTTCGTCCTGACCGCGCACGTGTCGGTGTTCTGGTCGTGA